CGGGGTCAACCTCTGGCTCGGCTTCCCGTACATGTTCCTCATTTGCACCGGCGCCCTGCAGTCGCTCCCGGGCGACGTGCTCGAGGCGGCGAAGATCGACGGCGCGGGCCGGTGGCGGACGCTGCGCTCGGTGACGCTCCCGCTGCTGCTCGTCTCGACGGCGCCGCTGCTCATCTCGTCCTTCGCGTTCAACTTCAACAACTTCACGCTCATCTACATGCTCACCGGCGGCGGGCCGCGCTTCGCGGACGCGTCGGTGCCACTGGGGCACACCGACATCCTGATCTCGATGGTCTACTCCGTCTCCGGCATCGACGGGACGGCCTCGAAGAACTTCGGCCTCGCCAGCGCGCTGTCGATCATCATCTTCATCATCGTCGGCGTGGTCTCCGCCATCGCGTTCCGTCGGACCCGCAAGCTCGAGGAGATCAGCTGACATGGCCACCGACATCCTCACCACCAGCGCCCCCGAGGCGACCGCGGAGCTCTCGCAGCGCATGGGCTTCCGGCGCTGGGCGCGCGAGCTCGGCTGGCGCCACCTCATCGGTGTGATCGCCGTGGTCTACGCCGGCTTCCCGATCGTCTACGTGATCTCCTCCTCGCTCAGCGAGAAGGGCACCCTGACCGGGTCCAACGCGCTGTTCTCGCAGGTCAGCCTCGCCAACTACACCCAGCTCGGCCAGACCCGGTTCTGGGAGTGGGTGGGCAACACGGTCGTGATCGCGAGCATCACGGCGATCGGCACCGTGCTCATGGGCGCCGCCGCGGCCTACGCGTTCTCGCGGTTCCGGTTCTCCGGCCGACGGGTGGGCCTGACCACCCTGCTGATCATCCAGATGTTCCCGCAGATGCTGGCCTTCGTCGCGATCTTCCTGCTGCTCATCGCGCTCGGCAACGTCATCCCCGGCCTGGGGCTCAACAGCCGCATCGCGCTGATCTGCATCTACCTGGGCGGCTCGCTCGGCGTGAACACGTTCCTCATGTACGGGTTCTTCAACACGATCCCGCGCGAGCTCGACGAGGCCGCCAAGATCGACGGCGCCACGCACACCCAGATCTACTGGACGATCATCCTGCGACTGGTCGCGCCCATCCTGGCGGTCGTCGGCCTGCTGTCGTTCATCAGCACCTTCGGCGAGTTCATCATCGCCCGCACGGTGCTGCAGTCGGAGGCGAACTGGACACTCGCGGTCGGCCTGTACAACTGGGTCTCGGACCTGCTCGAGGCCAACTGGGGCCTGTTCGCGGCAGGCGCGGTGATCTCGGCGATCCCCGTGCTCGCGCTGTTCCTGTTCTTGCAGAAGTACATCGTCGGCGGCCTGACCGCGGGCTCTGTGAAGGGCTGAGCCGTGGCAGGACTCCTCGACCAGCCGCACCACGACGGGTCGGAGCTGTACGTCCCGCACGGCGCCCCCCGGCTCGGCGACACGGTGCCGGTGCGCTTCCGCGTGCCGGCCACCGGGTCGGAGCGCGCGGTGTGGGTGCGCACCGTCCGGGACGCGGAGCCGCGCATGGAGCCGGCCCGGCTCGAGCACGCCGACGAGCATGAGCGCTGGTACGTCGCCGACATCCCGATGCACAACCCGGTGACGAGCTACCGCGCGCTGCTGGACGAGCCCGGCGGGTACCGCTGGCTCAACGGCGCCGGCGTGCACAGCCGGGACGTCGCCGACACGCACGACTTCCGGCTCTCGGCGCACGAGCCCGCGGCGGCCTGGCTCGACGACGCGGTCGTCTACCAGATCTTCCCGGACCGGTTCGCGCGCTCGAGCGGGCACACCGGCCGCCCGACGGGGGAGCTCCCGGACTGGGCGGAGCCCGCGGACTGGGCCGACGAGTCCATCGGCTCCGGGCCCTCGACGCCCCGGCAGCTCTACGGGGGCGACCTGCGCGGCATCGAGCAGCGGCTGGACCACCTGCAGCGGCTGGGGGTCGACACGGTGTACCTGACGCCGGTCTTCCCGGCGCGGTCCAACCACCGGTACGACGCGAGCACGTTCGACCACGTCGACCCCGTCCTGGGCGGCGACGAGGCCCTCGTCTCGCTCAGCCGGGCCCTGCACTCCCGGGGCATGCGCCTGCTGGGAGACCTCACCACGAACCACACGGGCGCCGGCCACGAGTGGTTCGCGCGGGCGCAGGCCGACCGTGCGAGCGCGGAGGCGTCCTTCTACTACTGGCAGGACGAGGCGCCGGGCTACGTCGGCTGGCTGGGGCACGACTCGCTGCCCAAGCTCAACTACAACGCCCCGGCGCTGGCCGAGCGCATGGTCGAGGGGCCCGACTCGATCATCGGCCGGTGGCTGCGCGAGCCCGTCAGCCTCGACGGGTGGCGGATCGACGTCGCCAACATGACCGGGCGCCACGGCGCGGACGACTTCACCCACCAGGTGGCGCGGGCCATCCGGGCGACCATGCGGGACCTGAACCCGGAGGCCGTGCTGGTCTCCGAGCACTTCCACGACGCCGGCCTGGACCTGCGCGCCGGCGGCTGGCACACCAACATGAACTACTCGGCGTTCACGCGCCCGGTGTGGACGTGGCTGGTGGACCCCGACAACGAGCTCGGCTTCCTCGGGCTGCCGACGTCGATCCCTCGCCGCGACGGCGGGTCGATGGTCGCCACCATGCGGGAGTTCGACGCCGCGGTGCCGTGGTCCATCACGACGCACCAGTGGAACATGCTCGGCTCCCACGACACCCCCCGGCTGCGCACCGTGGTGGGCTCGCGCGCGATGGTCGAGGTCGCGGCCGGCCTGCTGTTCACGTACCCGGGCACCCCGGTGATGTTCGCCGGGGACGAGGGCGGGCTCACCGGGGTCAATGGCGAGCACGGGCGGGCGCCCATGCCGTGGCCGTCGATCGACGCGGGCGGCGGACCTCGCTGGGACGCGGCGACCTTCGACGTGTACCGCTCGCTCATCGCGCTGCGCCGGTCCTCGCGCGCGCTGCGTGAGGGCGGCATCCGGTGGGCGGTGGTCGAGCCCGACGCCGTCGCGTACCTGCGGGAGACGGCCGACGAGCGGGTCCTGGTCCTGGTGGCCCGGGCGCCGTGGGGTGGCGCCACGCTGCCCCGGCATCTCGTCCCCGCGGGCGGCGAGGCGCAGAACCTCTACGGCGGGGCGGCGCTGTCGTTGCGGCCCGACGCCATCGAGCTGCCCGGGGACGGGCCGGGCGTCCAGGTGTGGCGCCTGGCATGAGGGCGGCGCGCTGCGGCGGGCCGCCTGTGGAGCCCTCCGACCCGCCGCAGCGCGGCCAACTAGGGTGAGCGCGTGACTGTGCAGACCCTGATCGACGGATACACCGAGGTGGACCGTGCGCGCTGGGTCGCCGAGGCGCCCAAGTCGCGGGCCAGGTCCCCGTTCGAGCGGGACCGCGCGCGCCTGGTGCACTCCTCGGCGTTGCGGCGGCTCGGCGCCAAGACGCAGGTGCTCGGCCCCGGCTCGGACGACTTCGTGCGGACCCGGCTGACCCACACGCTCGAGGTGGCGCAGGTGGGCCGCGAAATCGGCAAGGCGCTGGGGTGCGACCCGGACGTCGTCGACACCGCGTGCCTCGCGCACGACCTGGGCCACCCGCCGTTCGGCCACAACGGCGAGCGCGCCCTGGCCCAGCTGGCGCGCGGCATCGGCGGGTTCGAGGGCAACGCGCAGACGCTGCGCCTGCTCACCCGCCTGGAGCCGAAGGTGATCGGCCCTGACGGCCGCGCGGTCGGGCTGAACCTGACTCGGGCCAGCCTGGACGCCGCCACCAAGTACCCCTGGGCCGCGGGCGAGGGCCCGCTCATGCCCGACGGCCGTCCGACGCACAAGTTCGGCGTGTACAGCGACGACCAACCCGTCTTCGCCTGGCTCCGCGACGGCGCGCCGGCAGGCCGCAAGTGCCTCGAGGCGCAGGTCATGGACCTCGCCGACGACATCTCCTACTCGGTGCACGATGTCGAGGACGCCGTCGTCGGGGGCCGCCTCGACCTGGTCGTGCTGACGCAGGCCGAGGAGCGGGCCCGTGTGGTCGAGGGGGTGCAGGCCTGGTACGGCGACGACATCGACGGCGACGGGCTGCTGGACGCGATGGACCGCCTCAACGCCGCAGGGCTGTGGGCGCACGGGTTCGACGGGTCGCGCGGCGCCCTGGCGGTCCTCAAGGACGCCACCAGCCAGCTCATCGGCCGGTTCGCCGGCGCCGCCCAGGCCGCGACCCGCGCGCTCTACGGGGACGGCCCGCTCACCCGCTACGCCGCGAACCTCGTGGTGCCCGCGGAGACCGCCGCCGAGATCCTCGTCCTCAAGGGCCTCGCCGTGGCCTACGTGATGGCGCCCCGGGAGCTCGAGCCGCTCTACCACCGGCAACGGGAGATCCTCGCGGACCTGGTCCAGGTGATGGCCGACCGCGCCCCCGTCAGCCTCGAGCCGCCGTTCGCCGCCGACTGGAACGCCGCGGCCGACGACGGCGCCCGCCTGCGCGTGGTCATCGACCAGGTCGCCTCGCTCACCGACGTCTCGGCCGCCGAGCTGCACGGGCGCCTGGTGCGGCCACCGCGTCGCTGACGCCCGCCGTCGTGGTCTGCGCAGCGCGACACCGGCGGCGCCCGCCCTCGCGCCGCGGCCCGCAGGGGTGGCCCTGGAGGGGCAGCCCGCTCGCCTAGACTGCGGGCGTGGCAGGACGGATCCGGCGGGAGGACGTGCAGGCGGTCCGCGAGCGCGCCCACATCGAGGAGATCGTCGGCCAGCACGTGACGTTGAAGTCGGCGGGCGTCGGCTCCGCGAAGGGCCTGTGCCCGTTCCACGACGAGCGCTCGCCCTCGTTCCACGTCCGCCCCCAGGTGGGCCTGTGGCACTGCTTCGGCTGCGGCGAGGGCGGCGACGTCATCTCGTTCGTGCAGAAGATCGACGGCCTGCCGTTCGCCGAGGCCGTCGAGTACCTGGCTGGCAAGGTGGGGCTCCAGCTGCGGTACGAGGAGGGCGGCGCGCCACGCCCGGGCGAGGAGCCCGGTCGGCGCCAGCGCCTGCTCGAGGCGCACCGGGTCGCCGCGGCGTACTTCGTCGAGCAGCTGACCACCCCGGGGGCGGCCACCGCGCGACAGTTCCTCGCCGAGCGCGGCTTCGGCCGTGAGGCGGCCGAGCAGTTCGGCGTCGGCTACGCGCCCCAAGGGTTCGACTCGCTGCTGCGCCACCTGCGCGGCAAGGGGTTCACCGAGGCCGAGTTGACGGCGTCCGGGCTGGTGAGCCAGAACAACCGGGGGGTGTACGACCGGTTCCGCGGCCGCCTGGTGTGGCCCATCCGCGAGGTCACGGGCGACACGATCGGCTTCGGCGCGCGCAAGCTCTTCGAGGACGACCAGGGCCCCAAGTACCTCAACACCCCGGAGACCCCGCTCTACCGCAAGTCCCAGGTGCTGTACGGCATCGACCTGGCCAAGCGGGAGATCGCCAAGGAGAAGCGGGTCGTGGTCGTCGAGGGGTACACCGACGTCATGGCGATGCACCTGTCGGGGGAGGGCACGGCT
The sequence above is a segment of the Cellulomonas chengniuliangii genome. Coding sequences within it:
- a CDS encoding sugar ABC transporter permease; amino-acid sequence: MATDILTTSAPEATAELSQRMGFRRWARELGWRHLIGVIAVVYAGFPIVYVISSSLSEKGTLTGSNALFSQVSLANYTQLGQTRFWEWVGNTVVIASITAIGTVLMGAAAAYAFSRFRFSGRRVGLTTLLIIQMFPQMLAFVAIFLLLIALGNVIPGLGLNSRIALICIYLGGSLGVNTFLMYGFFNTIPRELDEAAKIDGATHTQIYWTIILRLVAPILAVVGLLSFISTFGEFIIARTVLQSEANWTLAVGLYNWVSDLLEANWGLFAAGAVISAIPVLALFLFLQKYIVGGLTAGSVKG
- a CDS encoding glycoside hydrolase family 13 protein, with the protein product MAGLLDQPHHDGSELYVPHGAPRLGDTVPVRFRVPATGSERAVWVRTVRDAEPRMEPARLEHADEHERWYVADIPMHNPVTSYRALLDEPGGYRWLNGAGVHSRDVADTHDFRLSAHEPAAAWLDDAVVYQIFPDRFARSSGHTGRPTGELPDWAEPADWADESIGSGPSTPRQLYGGDLRGIEQRLDHLQRLGVDTVYLTPVFPARSNHRYDASTFDHVDPVLGGDEALVSLSRALHSRGMRLLGDLTTNHTGAGHEWFARAQADRASAEASFYYWQDEAPGYVGWLGHDSLPKLNYNAPALAERMVEGPDSIIGRWLREPVSLDGWRIDVANMTGRHGADDFTHQVARAIRATMRDLNPEAVLVSEHFHDAGLDLRAGGWHTNMNYSAFTRPVWTWLVDPDNELGFLGLPTSIPRRDGGSMVATMREFDAAVPWSITTHQWNMLGSHDTPRLRTVVGSRAMVEVAAGLLFTYPGTPVMFAGDEGGLTGVNGEHGRAPMPWPSIDAGGGPRWDAATFDVYRSLIALRRSSRALREGGIRWAVVEPDAVAYLRETADERVLVLVARAPWGGATLPRHLVPAGGEAQNLYGGAALSLRPDAIELPGDGPGVQVWRLA
- a CDS encoding deoxyguanosinetriphosphate triphosphohydrolase gives rise to the protein MTVQTLIDGYTEVDRARWVAEAPKSRARSPFERDRARLVHSSALRRLGAKTQVLGPGSDDFVRTRLTHTLEVAQVGREIGKALGCDPDVVDTACLAHDLGHPPFGHNGERALAQLARGIGGFEGNAQTLRLLTRLEPKVIGPDGRAVGLNLTRASLDAATKYPWAAGEGPLMPDGRPTHKFGVYSDDQPVFAWLRDGAPAGRKCLEAQVMDLADDISYSVHDVEDAVVGGRLDLVVLTQAEERARVVEGVQAWYGDDIDGDGLLDAMDRLNAAGLWAHGFDGSRGALAVLKDATSQLIGRFAGAAQAATRALYGDGPLTRYAANLVVPAETAAEILVLKGLAVAYVMAPRELEPLYHRQREILADLVQVMADRAPVSLEPPFAADWNAAADDGARLRVVIDQVASLTDVSAAELHGRLVRPPRR